In Rhodamnia argentea isolate NSW1041297 chromosome 1, ASM2092103v1, whole genome shotgun sequence, the genomic window gcggtggggAGGCGGAAGAGGATGACGACCCGATGAATGTCAAGAAGCCGCTGTGGCTCTGGACGGCGGGGTTcgggctgctgctgctggtcgCGGCATTCTCTTCGTTCACGATCGCGCTCGAGTCGCTGTCGGACGACCCGTCCTTAAGCCCGCCATTGTTGAAGCTTAGCTCGCGAGGGGGAGGAGCAGCGACCGGAGGGGGAGGAGGGGCTTTGGTTTCGTCGCCGGCGTCCGTGGCCCGGATCTTGTCGGAGTCGTGGCCAGGCATGATGACCTCTTCTTTGACGGAGAGGTTGCTCTCGGggttgtcttcttcttcgttgAGCTTGGATTTCAGTTCCTGTATCTGCGGCAAAAATCGATTTACAAATATTAACTAACGAATTGGTATGACAGACCATAAATTTGACAATTACAGGATCATATTCAGCCAAAAAATTGGGCAGAATTCATCAAAGTTATCCATTCTTTGACATTGGATTCCAATTCCTTAATATTAGAACAACACTCTAAATCAATTAGGGAAATTACGCAAATATAATTGCTAGAGAGATTTTTCTAAAGGCGTCGCGACATTTATCATGACATAATACAGATCGTTTAGAAATAACTTTCGGGTACCGTGTTATTTCGCGATTACACGATatgtttcatttcattcacgATTAAAGAGCCTTCATCAAAATCCAAGTCACGTCAATTAAGTTTCTATTACCTTCATTCTAGGAACATCACAAGATATATAATCACGTGAGGACAATTTCACCATACCATGGTAAATAATTTCACTGATCTACGATCATACCCAACATATGACGTCATCACGTCATTCGCAATTGACCCATGCACAGTACGGTGTTTGACTGTTTTCTTACCTCCTTGCGAAGGGCCTCGTTGTCGTGCTTGAGAGCGTCGTGGTTGAGCTTGAGAGCTTCGTAATTGGACTTGAGCACGCCGTAGTCTCTCTCCAGCTGCTTCGTCTTCCACCGCGCACGGCGGTTCTGGAACCACACGGCCACCTGCCGCGGCTGCAGCCCCAGCTCCTGGGCCAGCTTCACCTTCCTCTCCGGCTCGAGCTTGTTCTCGACCTCGAAGTTCTTCTCCAAGGCCTTGACCTGGTCGATGCTcagcctcctcttcttctcgcCGGCCACGTGCCCGGCGGCCTGGTCCTCCACACAGCCTTCCTCGTCGAGGCCCAGCTCCAACATGGACTGCAGGTCCCTGCTGTTGTAGATGGGGTTGCTGTTTCTCGGACTGTGTTGCAATTCCTCTGGATCGAGATAAAACGCAGAAAAGATTGGTGGGTTAGGCTCAAGATTGAAACCCGGAAATGAGTCCGCAAGTGGGTTGAAATAGGATTGGAAACTGTTCtttcttcttgctttcttttgggtcgggaaagaaggaagaagatgctgGTGTTTGGGACAGTGCTGTAGTTCCGCCGAATCAGTTCAAATCAAGCGAATAAGCACAAAAGTTTTGTGAGTTGGACTGAGATCGAAAACCCAGAAAAGAAGGGGGCGTGAAGGTCTTGAAGTTGAATCAAAACTGGTCTTTTTACttgcttcttttttgttcttttgtctggaaagaaaagaaaacaacaaaaattctGGTCTTTTGAGGCACATGGGGGTGGGAATAATTGGTATTCCACGCGAGATCGATGAAGTTGAAAAGGTGTAGGAGCAGGACCAGAAGAGCATGTACTGTCGCATGGGTCTATCACTTTATGCAAAACTAGCATTGCTAATGCTTGTGAATCttgtgaaaaaataaagaaagagcgagttccaaaaacaaaaaggat contains:
- the LOC115738940 gene encoding homeobox-leucine zipper protein ATHB-6-like, encoding MKRLGSSDSLGALMSICPPSEELQHSPRNSNPIYNSRDLQSMLELGLDEEGCVEDQAAGHVAGEKKRRLSIDQVKALEKNFEVENKLEPERKVKLAQELGLQPRQVAVWFQNRRARWKTKQLERDYGVLKSNYEALKLNHDALKHDNEALRKEIQELKSKLNEEEDNPESNLSVKEEVIMPGHDSDKIRATDAGDETKAPPPPPVAAPPPRELSFNNGGLKDGSSDSDSSAIVNEENAATSSSSPNPAVQSHSGFLTFIGSSSSSASPPPPPPSSFGGCFGFQFQRVYQPQPQPPHHHHHHHHQSQYVKMEEHNFLGGEEDCNFFSDEQAPTLQWYCPDQWN